From the genome of Microtus pennsylvanicus isolate mMicPen1 chromosome 20, mMicPen1.hap1, whole genome shotgun sequence, one region includes:
- the Cnot2 gene encoding CCR4-NOT transcription complex subunit 2 isoform X5, giving the protein MVRTDGHTLSEKRNYQMLASPSTSGQLSQFGASLYGQQSALGLPMRGMSNNTPQLNRSLSQGTQLPSHVTPTTGVPTMSLHTPPSPSRGILPMNPRNMMNHSQVGQGIGIASRTNSMSSSGLGSPNRSSPSIICMPKQQPSRQPFTVNSMSGFGMNRNQAFGMNNSLSSNIFNGTDGSENVTGLDLSDFPALADRNRREGSGNPTPLINPLAGRAPYVGMVTKPANEQSQDFSIHNEDFPALPGSSYKDPTSSNDDSKSNLNTSGKTTSSTDGPKFPGDKSSTTQNNNQQKKGIQVLPDGRVTNIPQGMVTDQFGMIGLLTFIRAAETDPGMVHLALGSDLTTLGLNLNSPENLYPKFASPWASSPCRPQDIDFHVPSEYLTNIHIRDKLAAIKLGRYGEDLLFYLYYMNGGDVLQLLAAVELFNRDWRYHKEERVWITRAPGMEPTMKTNTYERGTYYFFDCLNWRKVAKEFHLEYDKLEERPHLPSTFNYNPAQQAF; this is encoded by the exons GTGCATTAGGCCTTCCAATGAGGGGGATGAGCAACAATACCCCTCAGTTAAATCGCAGCTTATCACAAGGCACTCAGTTACCGAGCCACGTCACGCCAACAACAGGGGTACCAACAATGTCACTTCACACGCCTCCATCTCCAAGCAG GGGTATTTTGCCTATGAATCCTAGGAATATGATGAACCACTCCCAGGTTGGTCAGGGCATTGGAATTGCTAGCAGGACAAATAGCATGAGCAGTTCAGGGTTAGGTAGCCCCAACAGAAGCTCGCCCAGCATAATATGTATGCCAAAGCAGCAGCCTTCTCGACAGCCTTTTACTGTGAACAG TATGTCTGGATTTGGAATGAACAGGAATCAGGCATTTGGAATGAATAACTCCTTATCAAGTAACATTTTTAATGGAACAG ATGGCAGTGAAAATGTGACAGGATTGGACCTTTCAGATTTCCCAGCATTAGCAGACCGAAatagaagggaaggaagtggTAACCCCACCCCATTAATAAACCCCTTGGCCGGAAGAGCACCTTACG TTGGAATGGTAACAAAACCTGCAAATGAGCAATCCCAGGACTTCTCAATACACAATGAAGACTTTCCAGCATTACCTGGTTCCAGCTATAAAGATCCAACGTCAAGTAATGACGACAGCAAATCT AATTTGAATACATCGGGGAAGACGACTTCAAGTACAGATGGACCCAAATTCCCTGGAGATAAAAGttcaacaacacaaaacaataaTCAGCAGAAAAAGGGGATCCAGGTGTTACCTGATG GTCGAGTTACTAACATTCCTCAAGGGATGGTGACGGACCAATTTGGAATGATTGGCCTGTTAACATTTATcagggcagcagagacagaccCAGGAATGGTACATCTTGCTTTAGGAAGTGACTTAACAACATTAGGCCTCAATCTGAACTCTCCTGA AAATCTCTACCCAAAATTTGCATCACCCTGGGCATCTTCGCCTTGTCGGCCTCAGGACATAG ACTTCCATGTTCCATCTGAATATTTAACGAACATTCACATTAGGGATAAG tTGGCTGCAATCAAGCTTGGCCGATACGGAGAAGACCTCCTCTTCTATCTCTATTACATGAATGGAGGAGATGTGTTACAACTCTTAGCTGCAGTAGAGCT ttttAACCGTGATTGGAGATACCACAAAGAAGAACGAGTGTGGATTACCAGAGCACCAGGCATGGAGCCCACAATGAAAACCAATACATATGAGAGGGGAACATATTACTTCTTTGACTGTCTGAACTGGAGGAAAGTAGCTaag GAGTTCCATCTGGAATATGACAAATTAGAAGAACGGCCTCACCTGCCATCCACCTTCAACTACAACCCTGCTCAGCAAGCCTTCTAA
- the Cnot2 gene encoding CCR4-NOT transcription complex subunit 2 isoform X4: MRTVRKGHDSMVRTDGHTLSEKRNYQMLASPSTSGQLSQFGASLYGQQSALGLPMRGMSNNTPQLNRSLSQGTQLPSHVTPTTGVPTMSLHTPPSPSRGILPMNPRNMMNHSQVGQGIGIASRTNSMSSSGLGSPNRSSPSIICMPKQQPSRQPFTVNSMSGFGMNRNQAFGMNNSLSSNIFNGTDGSENVTGLDLSDFPALADRNRREGSGNPTPLINPLAGRAPYVGMVTKPANEQSQDFSIHNEDFPALPGSSYKDPTSSNDDSKSNLNTSGKTTSSTDGPKFPGDKSSTTQNNNQQKKGIQVLPDGRVTNIPQGMVTDQFGMIGLLTFIRAAETDPGMVHLALGSDLTTLGLNLNSPENLYPKFASPWASSPCRPQDIDFHVPSEYLTNIHIRDKLAAIKLGRYGEDLLFYLYYMNGGDVLQLLAAVELFNRDWRYHKEERVWITRAPGMEPTMKTNTYERGTYYFFDCLNWRKVAKEFHLEYDKLEERPHLPSTFNYNPAQQAF, encoded by the exons GTGCATTAGGCCTTCCAATGAGGGGGATGAGCAACAATACCCCTCAGTTAAATCGCAGCTTATCACAAGGCACTCAGTTACCGAGCCACGTCACGCCAACAACAGGGGTACCAACAATGTCACTTCACACGCCTCCATCTCCAAGCAG GGGTATTTTGCCTATGAATCCTAGGAATATGATGAACCACTCCCAGGTTGGTCAGGGCATTGGAATTGCTAGCAGGACAAATAGCATGAGCAGTTCAGGGTTAGGTAGCCCCAACAGAAGCTCGCCCAGCATAATATGTATGCCAAAGCAGCAGCCTTCTCGACAGCCTTTTACTGTGAACAG TATGTCTGGATTTGGAATGAACAGGAATCAGGCATTTGGAATGAATAACTCCTTATCAAGTAACATTTTTAATGGAACAG ATGGCAGTGAAAATGTGACAGGATTGGACCTTTCAGATTTCCCAGCATTAGCAGACCGAAatagaagggaaggaagtggTAACCCCACCCCATTAATAAACCCCTTGGCCGGAAGAGCACCTTACG TTGGAATGGTAACAAAACCTGCAAATGAGCAATCCCAGGACTTCTCAATACACAATGAAGACTTTCCAGCATTACCTGGTTCCAGCTATAAAGATCCAACGTCAAGTAATGACGACAGCAAATCT AATTTGAATACATCGGGGAAGACGACTTCAAGTACAGATGGACCCAAATTCCCTGGAGATAAAAGttcaacaacacaaaacaataaTCAGCAGAAAAAGGGGATCCAGGTGTTACCTGATG GTCGAGTTACTAACATTCCTCAAGGGATGGTGACGGACCAATTTGGAATGATTGGCCTGTTAACATTTATcagggcagcagagacagaccCAGGAATGGTACATCTTGCTTTAGGAAGTGACTTAACAACATTAGGCCTCAATCTGAACTCTCCTGA AAATCTCTACCCAAAATTTGCATCACCCTGGGCATCTTCGCCTTGTCGGCCTCAGGACATAG ACTTCCATGTTCCATCTGAATATTTAACGAACATTCACATTAGGGATAAG tTGGCTGCAATCAAGCTTGGCCGATACGGAGAAGACCTCCTCTTCTATCTCTATTACATGAATGGAGGAGATGTGTTACAACTCTTAGCTGCAGTAGAGCT ttttAACCGTGATTGGAGATACCACAAAGAAGAACGAGTGTGGATTACCAGAGCACCAGGCATGGAGCCCACAATGAAAACCAATACATATGAGAGGGGAACATATTACTTCTTTGACTGTCTGAACTGGAGGAAAGTAGCTaag GAGTTCCATCTGGAATATGACAAATTAGAAGAACGGCCTCACCTGCCATCCACCTTCAACTACAACCCTGCTCAGCAAGCCTTCTAA
- the Cnot2 gene encoding CCR4-NOT transcription complex subunit 2 isoform X6 → MRGMSNNTPQLNRSLSQGTQLPSHVTPTTGVPTMSLHTPPSPSRGILPMNPRNMMNHSQVGQGIGIASRTNSMSSSGLGSPNRSSPSIICMPKQQPSRQPFTVNSMSGFGMNRNQAFGMNNSLSSNIFNGTDGSENVTGLDLSDFPALADRNRREGSGNPTPLINPLAGRAPYVGMVTKPANEQSQDFSIHNEDFPALPGSSYKDPTSSNDDSKSNLNTSGKTTSSTDGPKFPGDKSSTTQNNNQQKKGIQVLPDGRVTNIPQGMVTDQFGMIGLLTFIRAAETDPGMVHLALGSDLTTLGLNLNSPENLYPKFASPWASSPCRPQDIDFHVPSEYLTNIHIRDKLAAIKLGRYGEDLLFYLYYMNGGDVLQLLAAVELFNRDWRYHKEERVWITRAPGMEPTMKTNTYERGTYYFFDCLNWRKVAKEFHLEYDKLEERPHLPSTFNYNPAQQAF, encoded by the exons ATGAGGGGGATGAGCAACAATACCCCTCAGTTAAATCGCAGCTTATCACAAGGCACTCAGTTACCGAGCCACGTCACGCCAACAACAGGGGTACCAACAATGTCACTTCACACGCCTCCATCTCCAAGCAG GGGTATTTTGCCTATGAATCCTAGGAATATGATGAACCACTCCCAGGTTGGTCAGGGCATTGGAATTGCTAGCAGGACAAATAGCATGAGCAGTTCAGGGTTAGGTAGCCCCAACAGAAGCTCGCCCAGCATAATATGTATGCCAAAGCAGCAGCCTTCTCGACAGCCTTTTACTGTGAACAG TATGTCTGGATTTGGAATGAACAGGAATCAGGCATTTGGAATGAATAACTCCTTATCAAGTAACATTTTTAATGGAACAG ATGGCAGTGAAAATGTGACAGGATTGGACCTTTCAGATTTCCCAGCATTAGCAGACCGAAatagaagggaaggaagtggTAACCCCACCCCATTAATAAACCCCTTGGCCGGAAGAGCACCTTACG TTGGAATGGTAACAAAACCTGCAAATGAGCAATCCCAGGACTTCTCAATACACAATGAAGACTTTCCAGCATTACCTGGTTCCAGCTATAAAGATCCAACGTCAAGTAATGACGACAGCAAATCT AATTTGAATACATCGGGGAAGACGACTTCAAGTACAGATGGACCCAAATTCCCTGGAGATAAAAGttcaacaacacaaaacaataaTCAGCAGAAAAAGGGGATCCAGGTGTTACCTGATG GTCGAGTTACTAACATTCCTCAAGGGATGGTGACGGACCAATTTGGAATGATTGGCCTGTTAACATTTATcagggcagcagagacagaccCAGGAATGGTACATCTTGCTTTAGGAAGTGACTTAACAACATTAGGCCTCAATCTGAACTCTCCTGA AAATCTCTACCCAAAATTTGCATCACCCTGGGCATCTTCGCCTTGTCGGCCTCAGGACATAG ACTTCCATGTTCCATCTGAATATTTAACGAACATTCACATTAGGGATAAG tTGGCTGCAATCAAGCTTGGCCGATACGGAGAAGACCTCCTCTTCTATCTCTATTACATGAATGGAGGAGATGTGTTACAACTCTTAGCTGCAGTAGAGCT ttttAACCGTGATTGGAGATACCACAAAGAAGAACGAGTGTGGATTACCAGAGCACCAGGCATGGAGCCCACAATGAAAACCAATACATATGAGAGGGGAACATATTACTTCTTTGACTGTCTGAACTGGAGGAAAGTAGCTaag GAGTTCCATCTGGAATATGACAAATTAGAAGAACGGCCTCACCTGCCATCCACCTTCAACTACAACCCTGCTCAGCAAGCCTTCTAA
- the Cnot2 gene encoding CCR4-NOT transcription complex subunit 2 isoform X8 yields MSGFGMNRNQAFGMNNSLSSNIFNGTDGSENVTGLDLSDFPALADRNRREGSGNPTPLINPLAGRAPYVGMVTKPANEQSQDFSIHNEDFPALPGSSYKDPTSSNDDSKSNLNTSGKTTSSTDGPKFPGDKSSTTQNNNQQKKGIQVLPDGRVTNIPQGMVTDQFGMIGLLTFIRAAETDPGMVHLALGSDLTTLGLNLNSPENLYPKFASPWASSPCRPQDIDFHVPSEYLTNIHIRDKLAAIKLGRYGEDLLFYLYYMNGGDVLQLLAAVELFNRDWRYHKEERVWITRAPGMEPTMKTNTYERGTYYFFDCLNWRKVAKEFHLEYDKLEERPHLPSTFNYNPAQQAF; encoded by the exons ATGTCTGGATTTGGAATGAACAGGAATCAGGCATTTGGAATGAATAACTCCTTATCAAGTAACATTTTTAATGGAACAG ATGGCAGTGAAAATGTGACAGGATTGGACCTTTCAGATTTCCCAGCATTAGCAGACCGAAatagaagggaaggaagtggTAACCCCACCCCATTAATAAACCCCTTGGCCGGAAGAGCACCTTACG TTGGAATGGTAACAAAACCTGCAAATGAGCAATCCCAGGACTTCTCAATACACAATGAAGACTTTCCAGCATTACCTGGTTCCAGCTATAAAGATCCAACGTCAAGTAATGACGACAGCAAATCT AATTTGAATACATCGGGGAAGACGACTTCAAGTACAGATGGACCCAAATTCCCTGGAGATAAAAGttcaacaacacaaaacaataaTCAGCAGAAAAAGGGGATCCAGGTGTTACCTGATG GTCGAGTTACTAACATTCCTCAAGGGATGGTGACGGACCAATTTGGAATGATTGGCCTGTTAACATTTATcagggcagcagagacagaccCAGGAATGGTACATCTTGCTTTAGGAAGTGACTTAACAACATTAGGCCTCAATCTGAACTCTCCTGA AAATCTCTACCCAAAATTTGCATCACCCTGGGCATCTTCGCCTTGTCGGCCTCAGGACATAG ACTTCCATGTTCCATCTGAATATTTAACGAACATTCACATTAGGGATAAG tTGGCTGCAATCAAGCTTGGCCGATACGGAGAAGACCTCCTCTTCTATCTCTATTACATGAATGGAGGAGATGTGTTACAACTCTTAGCTGCAGTAGAGCT ttttAACCGTGATTGGAGATACCACAAAGAAGAACGAGTGTGGATTACCAGAGCACCAGGCATGGAGCCCACAATGAAAACCAATACATATGAGAGGGGAACATATTACTTCTTTGACTGTCTGAACTGGAGGAAAGTAGCTaag GAGTTCCATCTGGAATATGACAAATTAGAAGAACGGCCTCACCTGCCATCCACCTTCAACTACAACCCTGCTCAGCAAGCCTTCTAA